TCACGATCGCGTGAAGACGTTCGGCCACGACGCGATCAGAATCAGACATCGACTGGATCTTGTCCAGAAGATCGAGCTCTTCAGAGGCCTTCTTGTTTCGTTTGCCACGGCTTGACTCGTTCTTGAGCTCTGAAGCCCGGGCCTTTATCGCTGCCCGTTCTTCGTCAGAAAAGCCACCGGTGCCGCTGTTTTTCGTGCTCATCGCCGCCACTCCCTCTCGGATTACGGGTGATGTGCTCTTCACACTAGTTGTGTCGAGTGCTCACGACTTCTCGATTTCTGATCAGTTTCCCCACGTGCCAGCACTCTTAATCGTCAGTTGTGAGTAGCTCACCGGTTTCGGCGTTGATCGTCACTTCGTAGTCTTCGCCCGAGTCCGCGTCGATGTCGAACTGCCACTGCGGGCCACTCTCTGTGCCTTCTAGCTTCCATTCATTGACGGTGCCATCCTGCGCGTCGAGAGCCGTGGCGAGCGCGTCATCCCACGAAACGATGTTGTTAAGATCGATCACCTCTGAGGTTTTTTCGGCAACGTCATCCGATTCGATCTTCTCTGTTCTCTCACCGAACTTCTCGCCCGTGGTGGCGTCGATACGCACCTCATACTCTTCGCTGTCTGAGACCAACTCGATCGAATATGCGTAGCGATCGCGGCTCCAATCAAGCTCGATCTCGGCGAGATCGCCGTCGAATGCGCTCTGCGCCGTCTCAACGGCATCCTCCCACTCGATCGCGAAGTCCGTGGTCGCCAGATCGGCACCGCGCTTGGTCGTGGACGCGTCGGACCCCTCCGCGTTGCCGCTGGAGTTCTCGCTGCTCTGAGACGAACCTGACGTGGAATCGCCGTCTGCGGCCGACGTCGACCCTGTGTCATCGGCGCAACCGGCCAGTGTCAATCCGAGTGCCAGTGCAGCTGCTGTGATTGCTGTAGTGCGGATGCTGTGAAGTCTCATACCGTCACCATAAGCATGTGCTGGACGATGCGGGCACTAAATGAGAGGAGTCTCATGTGTGCCTCATGCGACCGTATCGCGCACAAGGCGATGTCGCACCATCCCGGTTAGGGCGGTCCCTACCGGGTGCTCAGGGCACACGATCACGGGTCGAATCGGCGAGGTGAAGTCGTGCGAGCGACCAAATGCCGCAGGGCCTCGAGGCTGCCAGTCACCGCGCCGAGCGCCCGCGCCTGCACAAGCACGTTGCCGAGTGCAGTGGCTTCGACGGGTCCCGCGAATACGGGGAGCCCCGCGCGCTTCGCCGTCAACCGGCAGAGCAGATCGTTCTGTGATCCGCCGCCCACGATATGGATCGCCGACACCGTCTTTCCTGACAGCTCGGATGCCGCGAGCACGGCGTCCGCGAAAGCATCCGCGAGACTCTCGATGATGCAGCGCACCATTGCGGTGCGCGATTGCGGAACTGGCATTCCGCGTTCTGCCAGCCATGCGGAGATGCGCGACGGCATATCGCCTGGCGGAAGAAAACGGGGGTCATTCGCGTCGAAGACGGGCTGCTCATCGGAAACCGCGGCGGCTGCCCCCAGCAGCGCGACAAGATCGATCGCCTCGCCCGACTCCGCCTCCCACGTGCGCACCGATTCCGAGAGCAGCCATAGCCCCATGACGTTGTGCAGAAATCGCACGCGGCCGTCGACGCCGCCCTCGTTCGTGAAGTTAGCCTCGCGTGCGGCATCGGAGAGCACCGGATGCTCGAGCTCGACGCCGACAAGTCCCCACGTTCCACAGCTGATGTAGGCCGCGTCGGTGCCGGTCATTGGAACAGCGACGACAGCGGAAGCCGTGTCGTGCGATCCGACAGCCGTGACGGCGACACCCTCGAGGCCGGTCGCGCTCGCTGCCGTTCCGCTGATATGGCCGATTGTCTCACCGGGGCGCACAAGGGAAGGAAGGATGCTTCGAGGCAGCCGCAGCCGCTCGATGAGTTTGTCGTTCCACCCGCTTCCGTCGACGCGCAGTAGACCCGTCGTCGATGCGTTCGTCACCTCGGCTGACGCATTGCCCGTGAGCCAGTATGCGAGCAGATCGGGGATCAGCAATGCGCTGTCAGAGTAGTGGAGGTACCCGGCAGCACGGTCGGCGGCCAGCTGATAGAGCGTATTGAACGGCAGAAACTGCAGTCCGTTTTCGGCGTAGAGCTCGGCGAACGGCGTTGACGCGTGTACGTCGGCGACGGCGGCATCCGTTCTGCCGTCCCTATAGTGAAACGGCAGACCGAGCAACCGGCCATCGCGCATCAGACCGTAATCGACGGCCCACGCGTCAATGCCGATCGAGGCGATGTCGTCGACCGTGGATGCCGCGGTGCGCAGCCCCTCGGCGGCGGCGCGGTACAGCTCAACGACATTGACATGCAGTCCGTCGCGCAGCGCGACGGATCCGGTGGGGAAGCGCGCAACTGCGTTGAGCCTCAGCTCGTCTGGCCCGACGCGGCCAAGCATGACTCGGCCGCTCGACGCCCCCAGATCAACTGCGGCGACGGTCGTTGTGCTCATGCGGTCTCACCGCCGGAGTCGTGCATCGCTGTGGACATTGTGCACCGGCATAACTCAGTACATTGTCCGCAGCGGTGCACCATAACAAGCGCGCTCATCGCAAGAACGCCGCCGCGACTCCCGCGTCCACAGGAATGTGCAGCCCTGTCGTGTGGTCGAGGTCGCTCGTGCACAGCACGAACACGGCGTTTGCGACGTTCTCGGGCACGACCTCGCGTTTCAGAATGGTGCGCTGCGCGTAGAACTTGCCGAGGTCCTCCTCGGGAATTCCATACGTCTTGGCGCGGTTGGCGCCCCAGCCCGAGGCGAAGATCCCCGAGCCGCGCACGACGCCGTCTGGGTTGATGCCATTCACCTTGATGCCGTGCTCGCCGAGCTCGGCGGCCAAAAGCCGCACCTGGTGCGCCTGGTCGGCCTTCGTCGCAGAGTAGGCGATGTTGTTTGGCCCGGCGAACACCGAGTTCTTGCTCGAGATGTACACGATGTCGCCGCCCAGCTGTTGGTCGATGAGCACGCGCGCGGCGTGCTTCGATACCAGGAACGACCCCTTCGCCATCACATTGTGCTGCAGATCCCAGTCTTTCTCCGTCGTCTCGAACAATGACTTCGAAAGCGACAGCCCCGCGTTATTCACGACGAGATCGAGGCCGCCGAACGAAAGCACCGTCTCGTCGATGGCCGCCTTCACTGCCTTCTCATTCGACACGTCGGCGGCGATTCCGATGGCGACGTCCGTATTTCCCAGCTCAGACGCCGCTGCGCGTGCCTTCTCAGCGTCAAGGTCGGCGATCACGACGCACGCGCCTTCAGCAGCGAGACGCGTGGCGATGGCCTTGCCGATTCCGGATGCTGCGCCGGTGACGAGCGCTATGCGCGTCGCGAGCGGCTTGGGCTTCGGCATCCGCTGCAGTTTTGCCTCTTCGAGAGCCCAGTACTCAATGCGGAACTTTTCGCGCTCACTGATCGGGGCATAGCTCGACAACCCCTCGGCTCCGCGCATCACGTTGATCGCGTTCACGTAGAATTCGCCGGCAACGCGCGCGGTCTGCTTGTCTTTGCCGTAGCTGAACATACCGACGCCTGGCACGAGAATGATCAGCGGGTCGGCCCCGCGCATCGCGGGCGAGTCCGCGGCGGCGTTGCTCTCGTAGTATGCGGTGTAATCGGCACGGTATTGCTCGTGCAGCTCGGGCAGACGTTTGAGAATCTGATCGACGCTTGCCGTCGCAGGCAGGTCGATTACGAGAGGCTTCACCTTCGTGCGCAGAAAGTGGTCGGGGCAGCTTGTGCCGAGTTCGGCAAGTCGTGGGTGCTCTGCCGCACTCAGAAAGTCGAGCACAACATCAGAGTCGGTGACGTGACCGACAACGGGACGGTCAGTGGATGCGAGGGCGCGCAGCGCTGGTGCGAGTGCCGCCGCTTTGGCGCGGCGTTCCGCCTCGGGAAGCGGCTCGTAACCGGGCAATGTGGATCCAAACGGCTCCGCCCGTGAATGCTCCGCAATGTATTGGTCAGCGGTCTCGATGATCCAGAGCGAGTTCTTCTCGGCCTCGTCAGAGGTGTTACCCCAGGCGGTGATCCCGTGACCGCCGAGGATGCAGCCGACAGCATCCGGGTTCTTGCTCTTAATTTCGGCAATGTCGAGGCCCAGTTGAAAGCCGGGGCGACGCCAGGGAACCCAGACAACGCGGTCGCCGAAGATCTTCGCCGTGAGGTGCTCCCCGTCTTTCGCCGTCGCGATGGCGATACCGGCATCCGGATGCAGGTGATCGACGTGTGCGGCATCGACGAGTCCGTGCATCGCGGTGTCGATCGACGGCGCGGCGCCGCCCTTGCCGAAGAGCGTGTGGTCGAACGCGGCAACCATCTCGTCTTCGCGATCGATGCCCGGGTACACGTTCTGCAGGGCGCGCAGTCGATCGACGCGCAGCACAGCGAGGCCCTCCTCCGTCAATGTGCCCAGGTCGCCACCCGAACCCTTCACCCACATGAGCTCGACGTTCTCGCCCGTGACAGGGTCGGTCTCGAGTCCCTTCGCCGAGGTGTTGCCCCCGGCGAAATTGGTGTTCTTGGGATCGGCTCCGAGCCGGTTGCTGCGCGCGATGAGCTCGGCGGCGGTGGCGTTAGTCATTTTCTCTCCACAAGTTCGATGGTGTTGGGCACGCAGACGGGCCGGTCATGCTCCCCAGCCGGCTTGGGTTCCGCCGACACGCTCATTCTCGATACTCCGCTGGTAGCCGGATGCTGCATAGGCAGCCATCGGATCGGCAGGGAGTCCTCGTGATTCACGCCAGTCGGCGAGAGGGGCGCGCACGTCCGTGTAGAACGCGTCCATGACGATGCCGTTTGCGCCAAGCACATCGTGCTCGCTCTGCGCGGCGTTAAGAGCATCGCGGTCGAGCAGGAGCGCCCGCGCCGTCATCTCTTGAACGTTGAGCACAGAACGGATCTGGCCGGGGATCTTGTCTTCGACGTTGTGGCACTGGTCGAGCATGAACGCCACGTCGGGGTTGTTGAAACCGCCTCCGCGTACGACTTCCATGAGAATGCGGAACAGCTGGAATGGATCGGCCGCTCCGACGATCAGGTCGTCGTCTGCGTAGAAGCGTGAGTTGAAGTCGAACGAGCCGAGCTTGCCGAGACGCAGAAGCTGCGCAACGATGAACTCGATGTTGGTTCCGGGGGCGTGGTGACCGGTGTCGAGGCATACCTTCGCCTTGTCGCCGAGAGCGCTCACCTGTGCGTAAGAGGTTCCCCAGTCGGGAACATCCGTGTGGTAGAACGCCGGC
The Paramicrobacterium chengjingii DNA segment above includes these coding regions:
- a CDS encoding PepSY domain-containing protein, which translates into the protein MRLHSIRTTAITAAALALGLTLAGCADDTGSTSAADGDSTSGSSQSSENSSGNAEGSDASTTKRGADLATTDFAIEWEDAVETAQSAFDGDLAEIELDWSRDRYAYSIELVSDSEEYEVRIDATTGEKFGERTEKIESDDVAEKTSEVIDLNNIVSWDDALATALDAQDGTVNEWKLEGTESGPQWQFDIDADSGEDYEVTINAETGELLTTDD
- a CDS encoding rhamnulokinase, translating into MSTTTVAAVDLGASSGRVMLGRVGPDELRLNAVARFPTGSVALRDGLHVNVVELYRAAAEGLRTAASTVDDIASIGIDAWAVDYGLMRDGRLLGLPFHYRDGRTDAAVADVHASTPFAELYAENGLQFLPFNTLYQLAADRAAGYLHYSDSALLIPDLLAYWLTGNASAEVTNASTTGLLRVDGSGWNDKLIERLRLPRSILPSLVRPGETIGHISGTAASATGLEGVAVTAVGSHDTASAVVAVPMTGTDAAYISCGTWGLVGVELEHPVLSDAAREANFTNEGGVDGRVRFLHNVMGLWLLSESVRTWEAESGEAIDLVALLGAAAAVSDEQPVFDANDPRFLPPGDMPSRISAWLAERGMPVPQSRTAMVRCIIESLADAFADAVLAASELSGKTVSAIHIVGGGSQNDLLCRLTAKRAGLPVFAGPVEATALGNVLVQARALGAVTGSLEALRHLVARTTSPRRFDP
- a CDS encoding bifunctional aldolase/short-chain dehydrogenase, translating into MTNATAAELIARSNRLGADPKNTNFAGGNTSAKGLETDPVTGENVELMWVKGSGGDLGTLTEEGLAVLRVDRLRALQNVYPGIDREDEMVAAFDHTLFGKGGAAPSIDTAMHGLVDAAHVDHLHPDAGIAIATAKDGEHLTAKIFGDRVVWVPWRRPGFQLGLDIAEIKSKNPDAVGCILGGHGITAWGNTSDEAEKNSLWIIETADQYIAEHSRAEPFGSTLPGYEPLPEAERRAKAAALAPALRALASTDRPVVGHVTDSDVVLDFLSAAEHPRLAELGTSCPDHFLRTKVKPLVIDLPATASVDQILKRLPELHEQYRADYTAYYESNAAADSPAMRGADPLIILVPGVGMFSYGKDKQTARVAGEFYVNAINVMRGAEGLSSYAPISEREKFRIEYWALEEAKLQRMPKPKPLATRIALVTGAASGIGKAIATRLAAEGACVVIADLDAEKARAAASELGNTDVAIGIAADVSNEKAVKAAIDETVLSFGGLDLVVNNAGLSLSKSLFETTEKDWDLQHNVMAKGSFLVSKHAARVLIDQQLGGDIVYISSKNSVFAGPNNIAYSATKADQAHQVRLLAAELGEHGIKVNGINPDGVVRGSGIFASGWGANRAKTYGIPEEDLGKFYAQRTILKREVVPENVANAVFVLCTSDLDHTTGLHIPVDAGVAAAFLR
- the rhaI gene encoding L-rhamnose isomerase, coding for MSDRFDAIAPELAKQAIELPSWAFGNSGTRFKVFGTPGTPRTVEEKIADAATVHRFTGLAPAVALHIPWDHVDDFAALRGYAAEHGVQLGTVNSNTFQDDIYKFGSLTHSDPSVRQKAIDHHFRCIDVMDATGSRDLKIWLADGTNYPGQGDIRSRQDWLHESLSTIYERLGDDQRMVLEYKFFEPAFYHTDVPDWGTSYAQVSALGDKAKVCLDTGHHAPGTNIEFIVAQLLRLGKLGSFDFNSRFYADDDLIVGAADPFQLFRILMEVVRGGGFNNPDVAFMLDQCHNVEDKIPGQIRSVLNVQEMTARALLLDRDALNAAQSEHDVLGANGIVMDAFYTDVRAPLADWRESRGLPADPMAAYAASGYQRSIENERVGGTQAGWGA